The window AGCCACACAGCCGGCTTCTCCGATAGCCCCCCCACCCTTGGTGAATATGGAACGGATCTCCGCTGCTGTGCGGTTCCTATTATCCGTCATGGCCTCAACCATTATGGCCACCCCCGCAGGTCCATAGCCTTCGTAGGTAACCTCTTCGTACACGGCACCTTCGATCTCTCCGGTACCCCTCTTTATGGCCCTTTCTATGTTATCCATGGGCACGTTGCCCGCCCTGGCCCTCTCAATGGCCACTTTCAAGCGGAAGTTAGCGTTAGGATCCCCGCCGCCAGCCTTTGCAGCGGCTATTATGGCCTTGGTAAGCCGCTGATAAGCGGCCCCTTTCTTGGCATCCTGAGCTGCCTTCCGATGCTTTATGTTCGCCCACTTTGAATGTCCAGCCACTAAATATCACCCCATGGATATAATTTAAGAAGGTTCGACCAAAGATTCATTATAACATCTCCGGCACCGGAGGAACCATCCTCTTATGCTTGGATCTATCAAAGGCGTTTTCTATCCTGTGTCTTACATCTTGGGGAATCGGCAATCCCAGTATATAGCGGTCTAGATCCTCGTAAGAAACCCCCATCTCTCCCTCGTCGGTTTGCCCCTCCCACAGCCCTGCGGTTGGGGGTTTTTTGACCACCCTCTCCGGTATGCCTAAGTGCTCCGCCAGGGTCCAAACCTCATGCTTTGTGAGCCTTCCCAGGGGTAAAAGGTCCACCCCGGAGTCTCCATACTTGGTAAAATAGCCGAACGTAAGCTCCGCCCTGTTGCCAGTTCCACAAACCAATAGATTTTTTGTCTGTGCAATGGCATATAAAGTGGTCATCCTAAGCCTAGGTTTTATGTTGGAGATCCCCAAATGAGATAGGTGGATATCGGAGCCATTGATGGATCCAACTAAAGCGTCAAAGGAACCGGAGAGATCCACCTTAACCACCGGTATTCCAACGCAGGAAGCCACTAGACGGGCATCTTCTTCGTCTACAGGTTGGTTGTGACAGGGCATTATCACCCCAAGGGAACCACTGATGCCGAAGGATCGCATCAACAGAGCCGCCACAACGGCAGAGTCTACCCCGCCGCTTAGCCCCACCAATCCTCCCAAAGCCCCAGCTTCGCTCACCTTCTCTTTAAGCCAAGCAACCAGAACTTCCGCCAGGTACCTAGGATCTCTAACGGGAACGCCCAAGGTCATATCCCCCTCTCAATCGATGGCATTAGTATGGTTGTTTTTAGCTTTTTATTTTAACATATACTGGATTCCTAACCACGAGGTGATCTAGTTGCCCCTTGGCCTGATAATAGATGGGTATGTTGACGAAC is drawn from Thermanaerothrix sp. and contains these coding sequences:
- a CDS encoding YebC/PmpR family DNA-binding transcriptional regulator: MAGHSKWANIKHRKAAQDAKKGAAYQRLTKAIIAAAKAGGGDPNANFRLKVAIERARAGNVPMDNIERAIKRGTGEIEGAVYEEVTYEGYGPAGVAIMVEAMTDNRNRTAAEIRSIFTKGGGAIGEAGCVAWNFDRKGLVKVDANGVDEAALLDVAAEAGAEDMQLEGDVFEVYCDPSVMSEVGEAIRNAGYTVSNMEIAMIPKNTIAVSSKEEAAKVLALIDKFEDHDDVQSVYSNVEIPDHILEQLDS
- the nadE gene encoding NAD(+) synthase, with protein sequence MGVPVRDPRYLAEVLVAWLKEKVSEAGALGGLVGLSGGVDSAVVAALLMRSFGISGSLGVIMPCHNQPVDEEDARLVASCVGIPVVKVDLSGSFDALVGSINGSDIHLSHLGISNIKPRLRMTTLYAIAQTKNLLVCGTGNRAELTFGYFTKYGDSGVDLLPLGRLTKHEVWTLAEHLGIPERVVKKPPTAGLWEGQTDEGEMGVSYEDLDRYILGLPIPQDVRHRIENAFDRSKHKRMVPPVPEML